In Dendropsophus ebraccatus isolate aDenEbr1 chromosome 14, aDenEbr1.pat, whole genome shotgun sequence, the following proteins share a genomic window:
- the LOC138771900 gene encoding tripartite motif-containing protein 14-like: protein MASADPRDDVTCPNVHKETTMLRCGHHQDCIDCDMNTQEEPGMDNCTKDNPELGGATTVCTLDPTHGSPQKDTGIHCTYCIQIPVLAVKSCLICEASLCDDHLKVHSKSPEHVLTEPSTSVGHLKCSVHNELLKYVCCEDSVCICVSCVAFGDHKGHSVALLNEAFEKKKEKLKQLLENLSIKKEKTDHRIQGLQEHIRKVPERSMDVTERVAALFGDIRKKLEGLEKVVLGEISRQEAQVSQSIADLIHQLEEEKDDLSRKMGHIEELCDLTDPVAVIHDQESIGDDSQDTKDGDTEDQEDLYKNISGLSNLNEGLISETIHSGLAYIMTIAKKTFQCPDDSGLVLDIDTAGGKVIVSDDLKTATWAAVSQVRPETPGRFQYNQVLSTKGILSGRHSWDVETSDSGNWRLGVTYVSIERRGQQSVIGDNDKSWCLRKCNNQCSVIHSGRDLILPHKFTSQRFRVHLDYETGCVSFYELSVPVRHLHTFTTTFTEPLHLGFLLSNAWVRMIG, encoded by the coding sequence ATGGCATCTGCTGATCCGAGAGATGACGTGACCTGTCCAAATGTTCATAAAGAAACCACCATGCTGAGATGTGGACACCATCAGGACTGCATTGACTGTGATATGAATACTCAAGAAGAGCCTGGAATGGACAACTGCACCAAGGATAATCCAGAACTTGGTGGCGCAACAACTGTCTGCACCCTAGATCCAACCCATGGGTCTCCTCAGAAGGATACAGGTATTCACTGTACCTACTGTATTCAGATCCCTGTGCTTGCTGTGAAATCTTGCCTGATCTGTGAGGCTTCTTTGTGTGATGACCATCTGAAGGTCCACAGCAAGTCCCCAGAACATGTCCTAACAGAACCCAGCACCTCCGTGGGCCATCTGAAATGCTCGGTTCATAATGAACTGTTGAAGTACGTCTGCTGTGAGGACTCTGTCTGTATCTGCGTATCTTGCGTTGCCTTTGGAGATCACAAAGGTCACTCAGTGGCTTTACTGAATGAAGcttttgagaagaaaaaagagaAGTTGAAGCAACTTCTGGAAAACCTGTCTATAAAAAAGGAGAAGACTGATCATAGAATCCAAGGCCTTCAAGAGCACATCAGGAAAGTCCCCGAAAGGTCAATGGATGTAACTGAGAGGGTCGCTGCCCTGTTCGGAGATATCAGAAAAAAACTTGAAGGCCTGGAGAAGGTGGTCCTGGGTGAGATCTCGAGGCAGGAGGCGCAGGTCTCACAGTCCATCGCTGATCTGATCCATCAGCTAGAAGAGGAGAAGGATGATCTGTCCCGGAAGATGGGCCACATCGAGGAACTGTGTGACTTGACTGATCCTGTGGCTGTCATACATGACCAAGAATCAATTGGGGATGACTCTCAAGACACAAAAGATGGAGATACTGAAGATCAAGAGGACCTTTACAAAAACATCTCTGGCCTTAGTAATCTGAATGAAGGTTTGATCTCGGAGACAATACACTCGGGGTTAGCTTATATTATGACTATTGCTAAGAAAACTTTCCAATGTCCAGATGATTCAGGGCTCGTTCTAGACATAGACACGGCAGGTGGTAAAGTAATTGTATCTGATGACCTAAAGACCGCGACATGGGCTGCCGTTAGCCAGGTCCGACCCGAGACACCAGGGAGATTCCAGTACAACCAAGTATTAAGCACCAAGGGGATTCTCTCGGGGCGACATTCCTGGGATGTGGAAACCAGCGACTCGGGAAACTGGAGGTTGGGGGTGACCTATGTTAGTATAGAGCGAAGAGGACAACAGTCCGTGATCGGAGATAATGATAAATCCTGGTGTCTTCGTAAGTGTAACAACCAGTGTTCAGTAATACATAGCGGCAGAGACCTGATACTACCCCATAAGTTCACATCTCAGAGGTTTCGAGTCCATCTGGACTATGAAACAGGTTGTGTCTCATTTTATGAGCTTAGTGTCCCAGTCCGGcacttacacaccttcaccaccaccttcaccgagcccctACATCTAGGTTTCCTATTAAGTAACGCCTGGGTAAGAATGATAGGCTAG